A genome region from Ignavibacteria bacterium includes the following:
- a CDS encoding amidohydrolase family protein produces MKLISPKYIVTVNPRRDILHNHSILIDENYIKKIELTEVLKAEAQNEICDFIDVPNLILIPGFVQTHIHLCQTMFRGLADDLELLDWLQYKIFPFEAAHSKDSMRASVQLGLAELIRGGTTTILDMGSINHSELVFEELQKFGMRAFHGKAMMDINEIFPKLKESTKQSLKSSEELARRFHNSAGGRIKYAFA; encoded by the coding sequence ATGAAACTGATCTCACCTAAGTACATTGTAACTGTAAATCCTCGACGAGATATTTTGCACAATCACTCGATATTGATTGACGAAAATTACATTAAGAAAATCGAATTAACTGAAGTCCTAAAAGCCGAAGCACAAAATGAAATCTGTGATTTTATTGATGTGCCGAACTTAATTTTAATACCTGGATTCGTTCAAACGCATATACATCTTTGTCAAACAATGTTCAGAGGTTTAGCAGACGATCTTGAACTCTTAGATTGGCTTCAATATAAAATTTTTCCTTTTGAGGCGGCTCATTCGAAGGACTCAATGAGAGCATCTGTACAGCTCGGGCTGGCTGAACTAATCCGAGGCGGAACTACTACAATACTCGATATGGGAAGCATTAATCATTCTGAATTAGTCTTTGAAGAATTACAAAAATTTGGAATGCGTGCATTTCACGGTAAAGCGATGATGGATATAAACGAAATTTTTCCGAAGCTTAAAGAGAGTACGAAACAATCGTTAAAATCTTCAGAAGAACTTGCAAGAAGATTCCACAATTCAGCAGGGGGAAGGATTAAATATGCTTTTGCCC